In Phreatobacter stygius, a genomic segment contains:
- a CDS encoding amidohydrolase family protein yields MSRILIKNGYVVTVNERRDVHGGGSLVIENGRIAAVGAETADDRSGGFDEIIDAGGNLVLPGLINTHQHHWYTLFKGLADGMLLEDWITDLVFKLVPHLTPEAMRLASYLCGMEMLATGTTTSLNHSVTVTTPELVRATIAPQAELGLRQVFAKELRCRTPRFAAHPLSLDESIAAFDEECRRWQGAAGGLVGMAMVIEANAHWTASGMSTEELITNGHQLARRHGLKISSHIAGGTFSLEKGFLKHLRETGRTDVRYLMSLGVLDESWLLIHGIHCTDLDLDQMAHVGAHLVYTPTSEAMRGGGIGPFVTAQAKGVNTALGTDGPMVDYTNDMVEQMKACTLMQHVRHLDPTRMPVERTIEMATINAARALGMADEIGSLEAGKRADLVIFDLHRPHIGVLHRPLSTFAAAAKGTDAKLVMIDGRIVYRDGRFANGPGHGEVIREAGAVSREIIEKAGLAGRLAPAWRSPA; encoded by the coding sequence ATGTCGCGCATTCTGATCAAGAACGGCTATGTGGTGACGGTCAACGAGCGCCGGGATGTCCATGGCGGGGGCAGCCTGGTCATCGAGAACGGGCGGATCGCGGCGGTCGGCGCGGAGACGGCCGATGACCGCTCGGGCGGCTTCGACGAGATCATCGATGCCGGCGGCAATCTCGTCCTGCCCGGCCTGATCAATACGCACCAGCACCATTGGTACACGCTGTTCAAGGGTCTGGCCGACGGCATGCTGCTGGAAGACTGGATCACCGATCTGGTGTTCAAGCTGGTGCCGCACCTGACGCCCGAGGCGATGCGCCTTGCCAGCTATCTCTGCGGCATGGAAATGCTGGCGACCGGCACGACCACGTCGTTGAACCATTCGGTGACGGTGACCACGCCGGAGCTGGTGCGCGCGACCATCGCGCCGCAGGCCGAGCTCGGCCTGCGCCAGGTCTTCGCCAAGGAACTGCGCTGCCGGACGCCGCGCTTTGCCGCCCACCCCTTGAGCTTGGACGAATCCATTGCCGCCTTCGACGAGGAATGCCGGCGCTGGCAGGGCGCGGCCGGCGGCCTCGTCGGCATGGCCATGGTGATCGAGGCCAATGCGCATTGGACCGCCTCCGGCATGAGCACGGAAGAGCTGATCACCAATGGCCATCAACTGGCGCGCCGGCATGGGCTGAAGATCAGCTCGCATATCGCCGGGGGCACGTTCTCGTTGGAAAAAGGCTTCCTGAAACACCTGCGCGAAACCGGCCGCACCGATGTGCGCTACCTGATGAGCCTCGGGGTCCTCGACGAAAGCTGGTTGCTCATCCACGGCATTCACTGCACCGATCTCGACCTCGACCAGATGGCCCATGTCGGCGCGCACCTCGTCTATACGCCAACCAGCGAAGCCATGCGCGGCGGCGGCATCGGGCCCTTCGTCACCGCCCAGGCCAAGGGCGTCAACACGGCGCTCGGCACCGACGGACCGATGGTCGACTACACCAATGACATGGTCGAGCAGATGAAAGCCTGCACGCTGATGCAGCATGTCCGCCACCTCGATCCGACCCGCATGCCGGTGGAGCGGACCATCGAAATGGCAACGATCAATGCGGCGCGCGCGCTTGGCATGGCCGACGAGATCGGTTCGCTCGAAGCCGGCAAGCGTGCCGACCTGGTGATCTTCGATCTTCACCGGCCGCATATCGGCGTGCTGCACCGGCCGCTCTCGACCTTTGCCGCGGCGGCCAAGGGAACCGACGCGAAGCTCGTCATGATCGATGGTCGGATCGTCTATCGGGACGGCCGCTTCGCCAACGGGCCGGGCCATGGCGAGGTCATCCGCGAAGCCGGCGCCGTCTCACGTGAGATCATCGAAAAGGCTGGCCTTGCCGGCCGCCTCGCGCCGGCCTGGCGCAGCCCGGCCTGA
- a CDS encoding MarR family winged helix-turn-helix transcriptional regulator encodes MAKVPKPTDSVQALVDGWERQRPDLAPWPLEIFGRLQRISAQLLRSSEALIAPLDLTWEAFSLIVTLRRSGPPFELRPTDILRDSLLSSGAVTNRIDKVERLGLVERVPDAGDRRSLVVRLTPKGRLVADEAIARQFGGLAEILSALADDEREQLIRLLAKLLGALEQRDQVKTKA; translated from the coding sequence GTGGCGAAGGTCCCAAAGCCGACGGATTCGGTGCAGGCGCTGGTCGACGGCTGGGAGCGGCAGCGACCGGATCTGGCCCCCTGGCCGCTGGAAATTTTCGGTCGCCTCCAGCGCATTTCGGCGCAGTTGCTGCGCAGCTCCGAGGCCTTGATCGCGCCGCTCGACCTGACCTGGGAGGCGTTCAGCCTGATCGTGACGCTCCGGCGGTCCGGTCCGCCGTTCGAGCTACGGCCAACCGACATTCTGCGCGATTCGCTTTTGAGTTCCGGCGCGGTCACCAACCGCATCGACAAGGTGGAAAGGCTCGGGCTGGTCGAACGCGTTCCGGACGCCGGCGACCGGCGCAGCCTGGTCGTCCGGCTGACCCCGAAGGGCCGGCTGGTGGCGGACGAAGCCATTGCCCGCCAATTCGGCGGCCTGGCGGAAATCCTCTCGGCGCTTGCCGATGACGAGCGCGAACAACTGATCCGCCTGCTCGCCAAACTGCTTGGCGCCCTGGAGCAACGGGACCAGGTCAAGACGAAAGCCTGA